Within Deltaproteobacteria bacterium, the genomic segment AGTGTCTCCCTTCGGCGATCATTATGGCGCTTCAGGCCGCGGATCGGGTTGGATTCAAGGCCCCCTTCTTCGGGACCTGGACTTCCACCGACCCGGACTTCTTCAAGAGAGGCAAGGGGCTGATCCGGGATCGAATGTTTATGCAGTTCCCCGCAGGACTCCCCTCCGACGGGACCCCGGGCATGAAGATCTTCGACGTGCTGATGAAACGCTACCACAACATCACCCAGTTCGACGGCTCTTACTGGGAAGGGGTCACCATCGCCATGATTATGGAGCGGGCCTTCCAGAAAGCTTATGAAAAATTTAAAAAGATCAACAGTGAAACCGTCAACAAGGCCCTGGAAACATTTCGCAATGAGAATTTCGGCGGGGTCGTTCCGAACATAACTTACACCTCCACGGACCACAGTGCCTCTTTCATCGCTCGTATTGTCAAGGTGAACGAGAACGGCACTTACACACCCCTTACCAATTTTTGGGAACCATCCAAAGAAAAAGTCAGGCTTCTTAAATGAAGGCCTTCCGCGGAGAACCCAGCATCTTCGCTTCCAGCCAGCCCGAGGATCGGCGGGCTGAGCTGGAAGTGAAGCACCTGACCCTGAAGTTCGGTGGGATCACAGCCCTGAACCGGGTGGATTTGTCCGTGCATACGGGGGAACTGGTGGCAATCATCGGTCCTAACGGCGCCGGCAAGACCAGCTTCCTCAATTCCATCACAGGGTATTACAAACCTCAGGAAGGACAGATCCTTTTCAATGGCAAAGACATCACGCACCTGCCACCCCACCACCTAACCGGACTCGGGATCGGCAGGACCTACCAGAATATCGAGCTTTTCCCCGGGATGACGGTGCTGGCCAACATGTTGCTTGCCAGGCATATTCACTGCCGGTACAGCGTGGGAGCAGCGGCCCTCTTTTCCAAAGGAGTCAAGGCAGAAGAGGTCCGTCACCGGAAGGTTCTTGAAGAGTTGATCGATT encodes:
- a CDS encoding ABC transporter ATP-binding protein, whose amino-acid sequence is MKAFRGEPSIFASSQPEDRRAELEVKHLTLKFGGITALNRVDLSVHTGELVAIIGPNGAGKTSFLNSITGYYKPQEGQILFNGKDITHLPPHHLTGLGIGRTYQNIELFPGMTVLANMLLARHIHCRYSVGAAALFSKGVKAEEVRHRKVLEELIDFLEMQPIRKQLVGSLPYGMRKRVELGRALALEPKLLILDEPFAGMTLEEKEDMVRFLLELNEAWNQTIILVEHDMSIVMSISKRVAVFDFGVKIAEGSPEFVQNHPQVIKAYLGDTSTID